Proteins found in one Agaribacterium sp. ZY112 genomic segment:
- the rplE gene encoding 50S ribosomal protein L5, with the protein MARLKEFYNNEVKAKLKEELKLDNVMEVPKITKITINMGVGEALTDKKVLENAQADLEKIAGQKPIVTKARKSIAGFKVREEWPIGTKVTLRSEKMYEFLDRLINISIPRIRDFRGISPKQFDGRGNFSMGVTEQIIFPEIDYDKVDKLRGLDICITTSARTNDEGRALLKAFNFPFKG; encoded by the coding sequence ATGGCCCGCTTAAAAGAGTTTTACAACAACGAAGTTAAAGCCAAGCTTAAAGAAGAGCTGAAGCTAGACAACGTTATGGAAGTGCCTAAGATCACCAAAATCACCATCAACATGGGTGTAGGTGAAGCACTTACCGATAAAAAAGTTTTAGAGAATGCACAAGCTGACCTGGAAAAGATTGCCGGTCAAAAACCTATCGTAACCAAAGCGCGTAAATCTATCGCGGGCTTTAAGGTTCGTGAAGAATGGCCCATCGGCACAAAAGTTACTCTGCGTAGCGAAAAAATGTACGAATTCTTGGATCGCTTGATTAACATCTCGATTCCTCGTATTCGCGACTTCCGTGGTATTAGCCCTAAGCAATTCGACGGTCGTGGTAACTTTTCAATGGGTGTGACTGAGCAAATCATCTTCCCAGAGATTGATTACGATAAAGTCGATAAACTGCGCGGTTTGGACATTTGTATTACTACAAGTGCTCGCACTAACGACGAAGGTCGTGCGCTGTTGAAAGCATTTAACTTCCCATTCAAAGGCTAG
- the rpsH gene encoding 30S ribosomal protein S8 → MSMQDTVADMLTRIRNAQAVGKANVVIPSSTLKVEIARVLLEEGYISGYDVAGEVKKDLTVELKYFEGKPVIAELQRSSRPGLRNYVSNKDLPSVRAGLGVAIVTTSKGVMTDRAARSAGIGGEVLCTVF, encoded by the coding sequence ATGAGTATGCAAGATACCGTTGCAGATATGTTGACTCGCATCCGCAATGCCCAAGCAGTTGGCAAAGCGAACGTAGTCATCCCTTCTTCAACTTTAAAAGTAGAAATCGCACGAGTTCTTCTTGAAGAAGGTTACATCAGCGGCTACGACGTAGCTGGTGAAGTTAAAAAAGATTTAACTGTTGAATTGAAGTACTTTGAAGGCAAGCCTGTAATCGCCGAACTTCAGCGCAGCAGCCGTCCTGGTCTACGTAACTACGTAAGCAATAAAGATTTGCCAAGCGTACGTGCGGGGCTAGGTGTAGCGATCGTAACCACCTCTAAAGGTGTTATGACTGATCGCGCTGCACGTAGTGCAGGAATTGGTGGCGAAGTTCTTTGCACCGTATTCTAA
- the rplN gene encoding 50S ribosomal protein L14: MIQTESYLDVADNSGARRVMCIKVLGGSHRRYARIGDIIKVTVKEAIPRGRVKKGQVMNAVVVRTKKGIRRQDGSLIKFDQNAAVLLNTQDAPVGTRIFGPVTRELRSEKFMKIISLAPEVL; the protein is encoded by the coding sequence GTGATTCAAACAGAAAGCTATTTGGATGTTGCTGACAACAGCGGTGCACGTCGTGTTATGTGTATCAAAGTGCTGGGTGGTTCGCATCGTCGTTACGCCCGCATCGGCGACATTATCAAGGTGACCGTTAAGGAAGCAATTCCTCGTGGTCGCGTTAAGAAAGGTCAAGTAATGAATGCAGTTGTGGTGCGTACCAAAAAAGGTATTCGTCGCCAGGACGGTTCATTGATTAAGTTCGATCAGAATGCAGCTGTTCTTTTGAACACACAAGACGCACCGGTCGGTACTCGTATCTTTGGCCCTGTAACCCGCGAACTTCGCTCAGAGAAGTTCATGAAGATTATTTCTCTGGCACCAGAGGTGCTATAA
- the rplX gene encoding 50S ribosomal protein L24: MKKLKKNDEVIVTTGRDKGKRGKINRVLDDGRLIVSGIQMVKKHTKPNPQLGVQGGIVEKEAPIDPSNVAIFNSATQKADKVAIKVEGEKKIRVFKSNGEAVDG, from the coding sequence ATGAAAAAATTAAAAAAGAATGACGAAGTTATCGTTACCACCGGTCGTGATAAAGGCAAGCGTGGCAAGATTAACCGTGTACTAGATGATGGTCGTTTGATCGTTAGCGGTATTCAAATGGTTAAGAAGCATACCAAGCCGAATCCACAACTAGGTGTTCAAGGTGGCATCGTAGAAAAAGAAGCGCCAATTGACCCTTCTAATGTAGCGATCTTTAACTCAGCAACTCAAAAAGCTGACAAAGTAGCTATCAAAGTAGAAGGCGAAAAGAAGATTCGCGTATTTAAATCAAATGGCGAAGCGGTAGACGGCTAA
- the rplR gene encoding 50S ribosomal protein L18 → MNDKKASRLRRARRSRAKIRELKIARLCVNRTPRHIYAQIIDGEGAKVLASASTVEKDLKAGATGNAEAATKVGALIAERAKAAGIEKVAFDRSGFKYHGRIKALADAAREAGLDF, encoded by the coding sequence ATGAACGACAAAAAAGCATCAAGACTCCGTCGCGCACGTCGCTCGCGCGCGAAAATTCGTGAGTTAAAAATTGCACGTTTGTGTGTAAATCGCACTCCACGCCACATCTACGCTCAGATCATTGACGGTGAAGGTGCTAAGGTTCTGGCCAGTGCATCAACAGTTGAGAAAGATCTTAAAGCAGGCGCTACCGGTAATGCCGAAGCTGCCACTAAAGTAGGTGCTCTGATTGCTGAGCGCGCCAAGGCTGCCGGTATTGAAAAAGTTGCGTTTGATCGCAGCGGCTTCAAATATCACGGTCGTATCAAAGCGTTGGCTGATGCAGCGCGTGAAGCTGGTTTAGATTTCTAA
- the rpsN gene encoding 30S ribosomal protein S14 yields the protein MAKKSMIAREVKRTKAVEKFGAKREALKAIIANPQSSEDEVWEAVIKLQKLPRDSSAARRQRRCRVTGRPHAVYRKFGLCRNKLREAAMRGDVPGLVKASW from the coding sequence ATGGCTAAGAAATCGATGATCGCTCGCGAAGTTAAGCGCACCAAAGCGGTTGAAAAATTCGGAGCGAAACGCGAAGCGTTAAAAGCAATCATTGCTAACCCTCAGTCTTCTGAAGATGAAGTTTGGGAAGCAGTTATTAAATTGCAAAAATTACCTCGCGACTCAAGCGCCGCTCGTCGTCAGCGTCGTTGTCGTGTAACTGGTCGCCCTCACGCGGTATACCGTAAATTCGGCCTCTGCCGTAACAAGTTGCGTGAAGCAGCTATGCGTGGCGATGTACCTGGTCTGGTTAAAGCCAGCTGGTAA
- the rplF gene encoding 50S ribosomal protein L6: protein MSRIANAPVELPSAVKIDLKGQDLQVSGKNGKLSLVVHDKVTVQQEENVLKFAASENSKEAKALAGTMRALVNNMVSGVDKGFEKKLILNGVGYRAKASGKTINLALGLSHPVDYSLPEGVTAETPSQTEIVLKSADKQLLGQAAAEIRAFRPPEPYKGKGIRYGDEHVRRKEAKKK from the coding sequence ATGTCACGTATAGCTAACGCCCCGGTTGAACTGCCTTCAGCAGTTAAAATCGACCTTAAAGGGCAAGACTTACAGGTTTCCGGCAAGAACGGTAAATTGAGCCTGGTTGTTCACGATAAAGTAACTGTTCAGCAAGAAGAAAATGTGCTGAAGTTCGCTGCATCGGAAAACAGCAAAGAAGCTAAAGCGCTCGCCGGTACCATGCGCGCACTCGTTAACAATATGGTTAGCGGTGTCGATAAAGGTTTTGAAAAGAAACTGATCCTGAACGGCGTAGGTTACCGTGCTAAGGCATCAGGTAAGACTATCAACTTGGCGTTGGGCTTGTCTCACCCAGTTGACTATAGCTTGCCAGAAGGTGTTACGGCAGAAACCCCAAGCCAAACCGAAATCGTATTGAAAAGTGCTGACAAGCAACTTCTTGGTCAGGCAGCCGCTGAAATTCGCGCCTTCCGTCCACCTGAGCCTTATAAAGGTAAAGGTATTCGTTATGGTGACGAGCATGTTCGCCGTAAAGAAGCTAAGAAGAAGTAG
- the rpsQ gene encoding 30S ribosomal protein S17 — translation MTEAKKLVRTLKGLVVSDKMDKSIVVKVERKVKHPVYGKYVLKSSKLKAHDENNDCKTGDTVTIAETRPLSKSKSWALQSVDERAKEI, via the coding sequence ATTGGTCCGTACGCTTAAAGGCCTGGTCGTTAGCGATAAAATGGATAAGTCCATTGTCGTTAAAGTCGAGCGCAAAGTTAAGCACCCTGTTTACGGCAAGTACGTTCTTAAATCGTCGAAGCTTAAAGCTCACGATGAGAACAACGATTGTAAAACAGGCGATACCGTAACTATTGCTGAAACCCGTCCTTTGTCTAAGTCAAAGTCATGGGCTCTGCAGTCAGTCGACGAACGCGCTAAAGAAATTTAA